Proteins encoded in a region of the Salinicoccus sp. RF5 genome:
- a CDS encoding ATP-dependent RecD-like DNA helicase, translating into MAQSTIYDDTYIVGEVERVIFLSEQTRFTVLKVLINETNTNFNDEVIVTGYFHAIAEGETYRFSGKVTKHARFGEQFSAETFKKEQPTTVRGVIQYLSGDTFPGIGEKTAKKIVETLGVDALKKIADDRSALNEVGGLTAKKRDMIHQRILENSQTERLVIKLTELGFGARMSAKILKTYQDQALHVIEKDPYRLVMDIEGIGFQTADRIAHTAGIARNDESRLEAGIMYIMEGIVMSDGHTYMGHDELIDLAADLLNQDGQEYFNREDISRTIDSLSDNDKLVQYEKRLYIPSLFYSEYKSSEQIYRMMNDRMDVPVSEEKAGEVVSEVGERFNIHYNAKQKSAMIAALTEKISIITGGPGTGKTTIVKGIIKAYHELHDLKDHEEYEGDEYPIRLVAPTGRASKRLSETAGIPASTIHRMIGWGMDTEKDEMIDAEIDADLIIIDEMSMVDTWLFYQLMRNVKPFTNLVFVGDRDQLPSVGPGTVFKDLIESEIIPVTELDTIYRQGEGSSIIRLAHEIKEGQRMDITAKFKDRLFIPARVNQIPDLVDNVVNKAVAKGYDMRDIQVLAPIYKGDAGILKLNQILQSILNPETEDKNEIAFGDVIFREGDKVIQLVNRAEDNIFNGDSGVIESILFKDGDGAEKDTIMVDYDGIHIAYERKELTELSHAYCTSIHKAQGSEYPIVIMPVVRSYRHMLMKNIVYTGITRAKESLILCGDAEAFYESLEKEGIQRRTSLYEMIRLLFGRESRTETDGDGVPPAALTEETMFEIPAMINMEDVTPYDFI; encoded by the coding sequence TTGGCACAATCAACAATCTACGATGATACGTATATCGTCGGTGAAGTGGAGCGCGTCATTTTCCTCAGTGAACAGACGCGCTTTACTGTACTCAAAGTATTGATAAATGAAACGAATACAAACTTCAATGATGAAGTGATCGTCACCGGCTACTTCCATGCGATTGCAGAAGGGGAGACATACCGTTTTTCCGGGAAGGTGACGAAACACGCGCGCTTCGGCGAGCAGTTCAGTGCGGAAACATTCAAGAAGGAGCAGCCGACCACAGTGCGCGGTGTCATCCAGTACCTGTCCGGGGACACCTTCCCGGGCATCGGTGAGAAGACGGCCAAGAAGATCGTCGAAACGCTCGGCGTCGATGCCCTTAAGAAGATTGCAGATGACCGTTCTGCGCTCAATGAGGTGGGTGGACTCACCGCAAAGAAGCGGGACATGATTCATCAGCGGATCCTCGAGAACAGCCAGACCGAAAGGCTCGTCATCAAGCTCACCGAGCTCGGTTTCGGGGCGCGGATGAGCGCAAAGATCCTGAAGACATATCAGGATCAGGCGCTCCACGTGATAGAGAAGGACCCATACAGGCTGGTCATGGACATAGAAGGCATCGGTTTCCAGACGGCGGACCGCATCGCACATACGGCCGGCATCGCCCGCAATGACGAAAGCCGTCTTGAGGCGGGCATCATGTACATCATGGAAGGCATCGTCATGTCTGATGGGCATACCTACATGGGGCACGACGAGCTGATCGATCTGGCGGCCGACCTGCTGAACCAGGATGGCCAGGAATACTTCAACAGGGAAGACATCAGCCGGACGATCGATTCACTTTCGGACAATGACAAGTTGGTCCAGTACGAGAAACGCCTGTACATCCCTTCGTTGTTCTATTCCGAATACAAATCCTCTGAACAGATCTACAGGATGATGAACGACCGGATGGATGTCCCGGTCAGTGAAGAGAAGGCTGGGGAAGTCGTCAGCGAAGTGGGGGAGCGGTTCAACATCCACTACAATGCGAAGCAGAAGTCTGCGATGATCGCCGCACTCACAGAGAAGATCTCCATCATTACCGGCGGACCAGGTACGGGTAAGACCACCATCGTCAAGGGCATCATCAAGGCCTATCACGAGCTCCATGACCTGAAGGATCACGAGGAGTACGAAGGAGACGAATATCCGATCAGGCTCGTCGCCCCGACTGGGCGCGCTTCGAAGCGCCTGAGCGAGACCGCCGGCATCCCCGCCTCCACGATCCACCGGATGATCGGATGGGGCATGGACACGGAGAAGGATGAAATGATCGATGCCGAGATCGATGCCGATCTGATCATCATCGACGAGATGTCCATGGTCGACACATGGCTCTTCTATCAGCTGATGCGCAACGTCAAGCCCTTCACGAATCTCGTCTTCGTCGGCGATAGGGATCAGCTCCCTTCGGTCGGACCAGGGACGGTCTTCAAGGACCTGATAGAATCTGAAATCATCCCCGTGACCGAACTCGACACGATCTACCGGCAGGGGGAAGGCTCCTCCATCATCCGCCTTGCCCATGAAATAAAGGAAGGGCAGCGGATGGACATCACCGCCAAATTCAAGGACCGGCTGTTCATTCCGGCAAGGGTGAACCAGATACCCGACCTTGTGGACAATGTCGTCAATAAGGCTGTGGCCAAGGGGTATGACATGCGGGACATTCAGGTCCTCGCCCCGATCTACAAGGGGGATGCCGGCATACTGAAGCTGAACCAGATCCTCCAGTCCATATTGAATCCGGAAACGGAGGACAAGAACGAAATCGCCTTCGGTGATGTCATCTTCAGGGAGGGCGATAAGGTGATCCAGCTCGTCAACCGTGCAGAGGACAACATTTTCAACGGTGACTCCGGCGTCATCGAATCCATCCTCTTCAAGGACGGCGACGGGGCGGAGAAGGACACCATCATGGTGGACTACGACGGCATCCACATCGCTTATGAGCGGAAGGAACTGACGGAACTCTCCCATGCATACTGCACCAGCATCCATAAGGCGCAGGGGAGTGAATATCCGATCGTCATCATGCCTGTGGTCAGGAGCTACCGCCACATGTTGATGAAGAACATCGTCTATACCGGCATCACGCGTGCGAAGGAATCACTGATACTGTGCGGTGACGCCGAGGCCTTCTATGAATCACTGGAGAAGGAGGGCATCCAGCGGCGGACCTCACTGTATGAAATGATCCGTCTGCTCTTCGGCAGGGAATCCCGGACGGAAACCGACGGGGACGGGGTGCCTCCTGCGGCCCTTACGGAGGAGACGATGTTCGAGATCCCGGCGATGATCAATATGGAGGATGTGACCCCGTACGATTTCATTTGA
- a CDS encoding tetratricopeptide repeat protein, with protein sequence MAIKYEQLIKEGRIEEALEEIFKEIEAHPEEEAHYINGGSLLHQAGRDEEAERFLQKAITLNPGSTSAYYTLANIYYDSERFEEAVRLYLLAYSRNPEDGDLNFMLAMSHVHLNDAERALQFFEAAYKAKPEDLEVAFQYGLLCCQIGLYEPADKLLGKVAMKEENADAEYNMGLLKLMKDDDREQALEHFHRAVDIQADHHLAHNAISKLK encoded by the coding sequence ATGGCGATCAAATATGAGCAACTCATTAAAGAAGGACGGATCGAAGAAGCGCTCGAGGAGATTTTCAAGGAGATAGAGGCGCACCCTGAAGAGGAGGCCCACTACATCAACGGCGGCAGCCTCCTCCACCAGGCAGGAAGGGACGAGGAGGCGGAACGCTTCCTCCAGAAGGCGATCACGCTCAATCCCGGGAGTACAAGCGCCTACTACACGCTTGCCAACATCTATTATGACAGCGAGCGGTTCGAAGAGGCGGTCAGGCTCTACCTGCTTGCATACAGCCGGAACCCGGAAGACGGGGACCTGAACTTCATGCTGGCGATGTCGCATGTCCACCTGAATGATGCGGAGCGGGCGCTGCAGTTCTTTGAAGCGGCCTACAAGGCGAAGCCGGAAGATTTGGAAGTCGCTTTCCAGTATGGACTGCTGTGCTGCCAGATCGGCCTGTACGAACCGGCCGACAAGCTGCTTGGGAAAGTGGCCATGAAAGAGGAGAATGCAGACGCCGAGTATAATATGGGGCTTCTGAAGCTGATGAAGGATGATGACCGGGAACAGGCGCTCGAGCACTTCCACCGGGCTGTAGACATCCAGGCAGACCATCATCTCGCCCACAATGCCATCAGTAAACTCAAATAG